A portion of the Equus quagga isolate Etosha38 chromosome 17, UCLA_HA_Equagga_1.0, whole genome shotgun sequence genome contains these proteins:
- the LOC124229142 gene encoding olfactory receptor 8J1-like, translated as MPVLDKNSPNDVTTSSFLPQTDEFPNSHVAPGNFTRVTEFILTGVSDCPELQIPLFFVFLVIYGLTVVGNLIIITLTIVDSRLQTPMYYFLRHLAMINFGNSTVIASKRLINFFVKKKTIFYYECATQLGVFLVFIVAEVFMLAVMAYDCYVAICNPLLYMVVVSQRVCFLLVSLTYLYSFSTAVVASSAVFSMSYCSSNVINHFFCNIVGVIALSCSDTYFPETSDFISAKFILNFFLFQLMQFMQLFL; from the coding sequence ATGCCAGTTCTAGACAAGAATTCTCCAAATGATGTAACcacttcttctttccttccccaaacAGATGAATTTCCAAACTCTCACGTGGCTCCTGGAAATTTCACCCGGGTCACTGAGTTTATCCTCACAGGTGTCTCAGACTGTCCAGAACTCCAGATTCcactcttctttgttttcctggtcATCTATGGACTGACTGTGGTGGGGAACCTGATCATCATCACTCTCACTATTGTTGACTCTCGACTTCAGACCCCTATGTATTATTTCCTCCGACATTTGGCTATGATAAATTTTGGCAATTCTACTGTTATTGCCTCTAAAAGGCTGATAAATTTTTTCGTAAAGAAGAAAACCATCTTCTACTATGAATGTGCCACCCAACTGGGGGTGTTCTTGGTTTTCATTGTAGCTGAAGTCTTCATGTTAGCTGTGATGGCCTACGActgctatgtggccatctgcaatcCCCTGCTCTACATGGTAGTTGTATCTCAGCGGGTCTGCTTTCTCCTGGTATCCCTCACGTACCTTTATAGCTTTTCCACAGCTGTGGTGGCTTCATCTGCTGTATTCTCTATGTCTTACTGCTCTTCCAATGTAATTAATCATTTTTTCTGCAACATTGTTGGTGTAATAGCATTGTCCTGCTCTGATACCTACTTTCCAGAAACATCAGATTTTATATCCGCaaaatttatattgaatttttttctatttcaattgaTGCAATTTATGCAACTTTTTTTATGA